The nucleotide window CTTGGTCTCGATACTGGATACGATCAACCGGCTTAGCCGCATAACTTGAACCGCCGTGTACGGAACCGTACGCACGGTGGTGTGAGAGGACGGCGGGTGTGAATCCGCCTCCTACTCGATCTTTCAGATCCAGGGGCAGGATGGCCGTCTGTACCCGGTGAATACCCTGATTATCGGTGAGCCCAAGCTTCACCAGCGCCCATGGCCTGGTGCAGAAACGGATAATCTGTATAGCCTTCGGGCCCATTGGCGTAATCGAACTGTGCCCGATGTTCGTTCAGAGGCGCCTGCACCCGCAGCCGCTGTACCAGGTCCGGGTTGGCAATGTAACTGCGCCCGAACGCTACGGCATCGATCAAACCGCGCCCAATCAAGTCTTCGCCTTTCTCGGCGGTGTAGGCACCCGCAGCAATGATAATCCCCGGATAGGCATCGCGGATCGCCTGGCGGAACTCGTCACGCAGCGGCTTGCCGCCGGCCCAGTCCGGCTCGGACAGGTGCAGGTAGGCGAGGTTGCGCTTGGCCAGTTCGCGGATCAGGTACAGCCCTGCGGCCTCCTGGTCTTCGCCATTGTCCACGCCATTGAACCCGCCCAGCGGGAACACGCGGATACCCACGCGCTCGGCACTCCAGTTGGCAATTGCCGCGTCCACTGCTTCAAGCACGATGCGCGCCCGGTTTTCGACGCTACCGCCGTAGCGGTCCTCGCGCTGGTTGGCGCTCGGGGTAAGGAACTGGTGCAGCAAATACCCGTGGGCAGCGTGCAGTTCGATGAAGTCGAAGCCGGCTTCGCGGGCGTTCACCGCTGCCTGGCCGAAGTCGGCGACGATGCCTGCAATTTCGTTCTCGTTCAGGGCGCGCGGTGCGGAGGTTTCTACACGTACCAGGTTGCCTTGCTCGTCACGCAGGGTGGTACGTGCGCCGGCCGGCAGCGCCGAGGGCGCCACAGGCGCTTCGCCGCCGGGTTGCAACGAGGTGTGCGACACCCGGCCGGTGTGCCACACCTGCACGGCGCTGTGGCCACCGTCGGCATGAATGCCTTCGTTGATGTGCCTCCAGGCGGCAATCTGCTCGGCGCTATGAATACCGGGCGAGCCGGAATAGCCCTTGGCCTGGAAGGAGATCTGGGTGGCTTCGGTGATGATCAGCCCGGCGCTGGCACGCTGGCGGTAATACTCGGCCATCATGGTGGTCGGCACATCGCCCGGCTCGAGGCTGCGCAGGCGGGTGAGGGGGGCCATGAACACCCGATTGGCCAAGGTGAGCGGGCCGATTTGCAGGGGTTGGAAGAGTTTCATTGCAGCTCCAGAGGTGAAAACCAATGGTGCGCACGATACCGAGATGATTGGGGAAAGGGGGGACCGGAAGCCCGGCGCAGGGCTCCCCAATGGCGTTGTCAGTACCGGCCTCTTCGCAGCACAAGGCTGCTCCTACAGGGCTTGTGTTTGCCTTGAAACCATCGCAGATCCTGTGGGAGCGGGTTTACCCGCGAAGAGGCCGGTACGGGAACAATCAGCTACGGGCCAACCGCCCGCTCACATAGTGGGCCACATCATTGAACCCTGGCGTCGACGCATGCCCCGGCGTCACCAGCGAATCGATGAACGCTTCATCCTCCGTCGTGATCTTCACCGCCAATGCACCACCATAGGTATCCCACTGTTCCTCGGTACGCGGCCCGACAATCGCCGAACTCACCCACTGGTTGTTCAACACCCAGGCAATGGCAAACTCGACAATGCCTATACCCTTTGCCTCTACATAAGCCTGGATCTGCCGGGCGATGGCCAACGACTCCTGGCGCCACTCCACCTCCATGATGCGCTTGTCCTGGCGCCCGGCGCGGCTGCCGGCATCGGGCACGGCACCCGGCGCATACTTGCCACTGAGTACGCCCCGGGCCAATGGGCTGAATGGCACCACGCCCAGACCGTGTGCGGCGGCTGCAGCGAGCTGCTCGGGTTCGGCCTGGCGGTTGACGATGTTGTACAGCGGCTGACTGACCACCGGCTTGGGCACACCCAGTCGCTCGGCAACGTGGCAGACCTCGGCAATGCGCCAGCCACGGAAGTTGGACACGCCCCAGTAGCGGATCTTGCCCTGGCGCAGCAGGTCGCCAATGGCCTGTACGGTCTCCTCCAGCGGCACCTTGTGGTCTTCGCGGTGCAGGTAGTAGATATCCAGATAGTCCATGCCCATGCGCGTCAGGGTGGCTTCCAGCGCGTTGAAGATGTGCTTGCGTGACAGCCCGCTGCGGTTCGGCAGGCCGTCGGCCGGGCCGAAGCCGACCTTGCTGGCAACGATCCAGTCCTGGCGATGGCGCGCCACTGCTTCTCCGACGATTTCTTCCGAGCGCCCGGCGTTGTACACGTCGGCGGTGTCGATGAAGTTGATGCCCTGGTCCCAGGCCTTGTCGATGATGCGCAGGGCGTCCTCGGTGCTGGTCTGCTCGCCGAACATCATGCTGCCCAGGGTAAGGGCGGAAACCTGCAGGCCACTGTGGCCGAGAGGGCGGTAGATCATGCGCGTGGGTCCTTTTGCAGTCAGCTGATCTACCTGTTGTACACACAACCGGGGCGCTTTTAAAGGCGGCTGTCAGTCAAGCAGCGTGATCGCCTCCTGCAGGTTCAATGGGCGTTTCAGGCGCTGCGACAGCGCCGCCATGGCATCGGAGTAACCTTTGGCGATGACGGCCTCGACCTGTTCACCCACACACTGAAAGGCAATGAAATCGCCTTTTTCCGGCTCACCGACAAACTCGATCCGGTTCCATTCCCGTGCGTGGCCGAGCACTTCATAGGTTCGGCCGTGCTGGTAGGTCCAGAAGAATGGCACATCGGCGTAGCGGCGCTGCTCGCCGAGCATGTTGGCGGCAGCGATCACCCCGTGTTGCTGGGCCAGGCGCCAGTGCTCGATGCGTACAGGGCGACCCGAGAGCGGGAACGTGGCGATGTCGCCTGCAGCCCACAAACCGTCAGCGGCGCGCATTTCTGCATCGACCCGCAGCGACTTGTCCTCGTTCAACTGCACGCCCTGCAGGAAGGCGGTGGCCGGTATCACGCCGGTGCCCAGCAATACCAGTGGCGTCTCCAGGCGTTCACCGTTGGCCAGCAGCACCGCTTCGACCTTGTCCCGGCCTTCGAACCGCTGGACTTGCGTAGGGCCGTGGAAGGTGACCCCTTTGCGCTCATGCAGTTCGCGGATACTGCGCCCGATGCGATCACCTAACTGCCTGGCAAGCGGGACTTCATGGCGAGTCACCACGTGCACCTGAACGCCGTACCTGCGCAGGGCCGAGGCCGCCTCCAGGCCGATGAAGCCGTCGCCTACGATCACCGCCGGCTGGCCGGGTTCGGCTGCGTCGAGCAGCTGTGCGGCATCCTCCCGCGAGCGCAAGGTGAACACGCCGGGCAAGTCGGCGCCGGGGATATCAGGGCGTAGTGCCTTGCCGCCGCTGGCCAGCAGGCAGGCGTCGTAACCGATCTGCTGGCCATCGACCAGCGTAATCTGGCGTTTCTGGCTGTTCAGGGTGCGCACCTTGCCGTGCTTGCGCTCCAACTGGCCCTTGCGCAGGGCGTCGGCTTCGAGCAACGCCGGTACTTCATCGGGCGTCATCTGCCCTGCAATCACGAATTTGCTCAGCGCGGTGCGGTCGTAGGCCGGCTGGCGCTCCTGGTCGATCCACACCAGCCGGCCAGCGAAGCCATGGGCCAGCAAGGTGGCTACCGCGGCGCTGCCGGCCGCACCAGCGCCGACCACAACGAAGCAGCGGGCATCGCTGTGCCTGGGGGGGGCGATGGCGGGCAGCGGTTGGTCGTCGACCCAGACTTCATCGTCCTTCACCCAGGCCTTGTAGCGGCGCAGGTCAGCCAGCGCCGGGGGTTCGCAGACCACTCCGTCATCGACGGCAAATGCAGCCTTGTGCCAAGGGCAAACCAGCAGGCCGCCGCAGACCAGGCCTTCATCCAGTGGGGCACCTGCGTGGGGGCAGTTGCCTTGGTAGGCATGCACCTGATCGCCCTGGCGAATGAGGATGAGCTCTTCATTGCCGGCCTGGACGCGCAAGGGGCGATGTTCGTCGAGCTGGGCCAGACGGGCCACGGCGTGCTGGGTCATGGAGTTCTCCAAAGGGGCCTTTGGAACCATTTGACGCCTGGGGTAGGGAGGGGATGCGTTGAACCGACGATCGGTGGAGGAGGGAAATGTAGGGTGGCCGGGCGGGCCTCTTCGCGGGTGAAACCGCTCCCACAGGATCACCACAGCCTCGAAGGCTGTGGCATGCCTGTGGGAGCGGGCTTACCCGCGAACAGGCTCAACTGGCACGTGCAGAACTCAGCGCACCCGACCGCGTGACACGCAGGGCCACCAGGCTACCCAGCACGATCAACGCCGCCAGCGAATACAGCGCGGCATCGGTGGAACCGGTCTGGTCCTTGATGAACCCCACCAGGTACGGGCTGAGGAAACCGGCCATCTGGCCCACGGAGTTGATGATCGCCAGCCCGGCAACTGCTGTACCGGCGCTAAGCAGGGCGGTTGGCATCGGCCAGAACATCGGCAGCCCGGTCAGCGCGCCCATGGTGGCGATCGACAGGCCCAGAATGGCGATGGCTGGGTTGCCGGCGAAGTTCACCGCAATCAGCAGGCCAACGGCGCCCATCAGCATCGGCACCACAAGGTGCCAGCGGCGCTCGTTGCGCAGGTCTGCCGAGCGGCCGCAAAGGATCATGAACACACCGGCCAGCAGGTACGGGATGGCGCTGAGCCAGCCGATCAGCAGTGGGTTGTCGAAGCCCATGTTCTTGATGATCGACGGCAACCAGAAGTTGATCGCGTACACGCCACTCTGGATGCAGAAGTAGATGAAGCCAAAGGTCCAGATAAGCGGGTTGGTCAACACGGCGAGCACGCCATCGCCCGTGGTTTTCGGCTTACCCGCAGCGTCGGCTTCGAGGTCGTTGGCGATCAGCTGGCGTTCGGCCGGGGTTAGCCAGGCGGCTTTCTGGTAACCGTCGCTGAGCAGGAACACCGCCAGCACACCCAAGGCAACGGTGGGCAGGCCCTGGATCAGGAACATCCATTGCCAGCCGGCCA belongs to Pseudomonas putida NBRC 14164 and includes:
- the nemA gene encoding alkene reductase; the protein is MKLFQPLQIGPLTLANRVFMAPLTRLRSLEPGDVPTTMMAEYYRQRASAGLIITEATQISFQAKGYSGSPGIHSAEQIAAWRHINEGIHADGGHSAVQVWHTGRVSHTSLQPGGEAPVAPSALPAGARTTLRDEQGNLVRVETSAPRALNENEIAGIVADFGQAAVNAREAGFDFIELHAAHGYLLHQFLTPSANQREDRYGGSVENRARIVLEAVDAAIANWSAERVGIRVFPLGGFNGVDNGEDQEAAGLYLIRELAKRNLAYLHLSEPDWAGGKPLRDEFRQAIRDAYPGIIIAAGAYTAEKGEDLIGRGLIDAVAFGRSYIANPDLVQRLRVQAPLNEHRAQFDYANGPEGYTDYPFLHQAMGAGEAWAHR
- a CDS encoding aldo/keto reductase gives rise to the protein MIYRPLGHSGLQVSALTLGSMMFGEQTSTEDALRIIDKAWDQGINFIDTADVYNAGRSEEIVGEAVARHRQDWIVASKVGFGPADGLPNRSGLSRKHIFNALEATLTRMGMDYLDIYYLHREDHKVPLEETVQAIGDLLRQGKIRYWGVSNFRGWRIAEVCHVAERLGVPKPVVSQPLYNIVNRQAEPEQLAAAAAHGLGVVPFSPLARGVLSGKYAPGAVPDAGSRAGRQDKRIMEVEWRQESLAIARQIQAYVEAKGIGIVEFAIAWVLNNQWVSSAIVGPRTEEQWDTYGGALAVKITTEDEAFIDSLVTPGHASTPGFNDVAHYVSGRLARS
- a CDS encoding FAD-dependent oxidoreductase encodes the protein MTQHAVARLAQLDEHRPLRVQAGNEELILIRQGDQVHAYQGNCPHAGAPLDEGLVCGGLLVCPWHKAAFAVDDGVVCEPPALADLRRYKAWVKDDEVWVDDQPLPAIAPPRHSDARCFVVVGAGAAGSAAVATLLAHGFAGRLVWIDQERQPAYDRTALSKFVIAGQMTPDEVPALLEADALRKGQLERKHGKVRTLNSQKRQITLVDGQQIGYDACLLASGGKALRPDIPGADLPGVFTLRSREDAAQLLDAAEPGQPAVIVGDGFIGLEAASALRRYGVQVHVVTRHEVPLARQLGDRIGRSIRELHERKGVTFHGPTQVQRFEGRDKVEAVLLANGERLETPLVLLGTGVIPATAFLQGVQLNEDKSLRVDAEMRAADGLWAAGDIATFPLSGRPVRIEHWRLAQQHGVIAAANMLGEQRRYADVPFFWTYQHGRTYEVLGHAREWNRIEFVGEPEKGDFIAFQCVGEQVEAVIAKGYSDAMAALSQRLKRPLNLQEAITLLD
- a CDS encoding MFS transporter translates to MAHSPAPDQGSDTTRNALYRRITLRLIPFIFICYLFNYLDRVNVGFAKLQMLDALKFSETVYGLGAGIFFIGYVLCGLPSNLALNRFGPRRWIALMMIAWGSLSTCLLFVTTPTEFYALRLLTGAAEAGFFPGVVLYLSRWFPAARRGRIMALFMSAIPVSGLLGGPFSGWILQHFAAGQHGLAGWQWMFLIQGLPTVALGVLAVFLLSDGYQKAAWLTPAERQLIANDLEADAAGKPKTTGDGVLAVLTNPLIWTFGFIYFCIQSGVYAINFWLPSIIKNMGFDNPLLIGWLSAIPYLLAGVFMILCGRSADLRNERRWHLVVPMLMGAVGLLIAVNFAGNPAIAILGLSIATMGALTGLPMFWPMPTALLSAGTAVAGLAIINSVGQMAGFLSPYLVGFIKDQTGSTDAALYSLAALIVLGSLVALRVTRSGALSSARAS